From Aegilops tauschii subsp. strangulata cultivar AL8/78 chromosome 5, Aet v6.0, whole genome shotgun sequence:
ATGCTTAGCTGCACAATGACCTAATTCTGTTTCCCTGAGCAAAGATTGTTTTGCAAGGTCCATGCTTTTTCATTTTGGAGCCATTAAGCTAGAAAACGATCATTTTCTTTCTCAAAAACAAAGACTATATTCCCCGCAAAAAATAATAAAGACTATAAACAAGCCCAGAGGGATTAACACTATTTATTTGCAACGGTTCAGCATGAAAAGCTAAAACTCTGTCAGCCACACACCTTAGGAACTTGCAATTTGATGCTTCCAAACTTCAACTTCAATCCATCAGCCATCAAATCATGTTCTTCCTCCAGTTTTAGGAACTGGGGAGTTGGTCATTGGTAATCTAGGTGAGAGCTGGATCTAACAAGGGCCGATGAAAGATAAACAACACAGGTGGTGTTACTTAAACCGCGAGTAGGCTAAATCAACAGGTATAACAACGTTGACCTACATTCCAACATTAGTGCTCCATAAGATAGTACTTCACCAGAAGTGTTTAATATAACCTACTAAATCAACGATTAATGCTAGCTATCATCTCTACCAAATAACGTCTCGCCCATGAGCTTCACGGCCTTCTCATACTCTGCCTTTTGAAAGTCGCTGAACCTGGAGGTGTCAGCCATCAACAGCTCTGAATACTTCTCGTAAAGTGTTGTTTCCTTCTTGTCCTTTGCTTCCTGTTGCTTTAGTCTGGCGAACTCAAGCTTCTCTTTCGAGAGACGGAGCTGTACCTCTGACATCTTCTCCCGATCCTTCATAAGCATGGTCTGAAGATCCACTGCACGTTTGATGTCCTCCTGCACCTCAGACGAACAAGGCAACGCCTTGCCATTGCGTTTTCGTTTGAGCTTTGTCGCCTTGCAACTTTGCGCACCTGCTTTGCTTTCAGGAAGATTTTCCCTCGCTGCTATCCCATGATCTGGCTTCTTGAAGACTTGTGTACAGTCCTTTTCAGGAAGGTTTTCCATGGCCGTTGCTCTATCATGGTCTGGTGCCTTGTAACCCTGTTTAAGTGTTCCTTTTTCGGGCTCATCTTCTCTCGATACTCCCCCATGTTGCAACTCGCTGGACTTCGAATTACCAGCCAACAGCTCACTCCCAGGCAGAAACTCATTGTACCACGAAGCAGCAGTCATCAACAATTCTGGTTGCTTCTCTGATATTAATGCTTCATTGTCCTTTCTTTCTGGCGGCTCTATTCTGGAAGGTTCAAGATTTTGATCTGCGTGCAGCAGTTGTACCCCTGTCATCTCCCCTGGATTAGTCTTTAGCATGTTCTGAAGATCCAGTGAGCATTGAATATCTTTTTCCACCTCACCTTTACCTTCATATTTCTCCTTCGCAGTGACGCTACCTTCTTCGCTTGTCTCTTTTTCAGGGTCATCCTCAGTATCTTCAGAGGATGACGTGTAGTCCCCAGACTCAGAGAGCTTAGCTTTTCTGGAGGACAAAGACAAGATGTAGGATTTCCATTTGGGTTGGTCCCAGACAACTTTCCAGCAGTGGTTATAAGCAAAACGACGTTTTACTTCCTCAAGATACATCGCCCGTGCTTCCGCATTGAACATCACCCATGTTTTGTCCATCAGCCGCATATTGTCAGACAGGCCACTAGGATATTTTGCCTTGACCTGGCACCAGCAGTCATCGAAGCGGGCAATCTTTGGGATCATCTTATGCCAATGACACCTCAAATGTGCTGGTTCCCTTCTCCTATCTTTAGGGGTGTTGCTGTTGTATGCTGCTATAACATCCGCCCAGTACACGTCATACTTCTTGATCTTCGGGCTATTCAGCCAAATACGTATCTACAGTTCCAGCACAAAGTGGTTCAAAAAACATTTGAATGTCCTAACAACATGAAAAGAAAAGGAGCAAACAAGCTTACCAGCCTTATGTCCTCCTGTTCTGTCCAGTGTAATCGCTTAGCAGTCCGGTCAGGTTCAGCAGTCTCATCATTGACTATATCAATGTCTTGTTCTTCTTGACGAGTTTCCATACGTGGGGTGCCTGAATCAGACGCTGACGTGGACGGCATAACTAGAGCAGGTAGTGGAGGCGGCATCCGTGGTGGTAAAGAGTATGGAGCATATTGTGGTTGGACAACAACGTACTGGACATTCGGTGGGTATAGGTGTTGCTGTGGGAATTGGTGGAAAGGGATATTCATGGCATACGGCGGTTGTGAAAGTTGCATATGCTGAGGAAATTGCGGGTGGCAAAAATTCGCAGGATTGGGTAGTGATGTCGGCTCATTTGGACAATTCTTACGATTTAATGAACCACCAGGTGGGCGTGGACTCATTGTAACAACAGGCAACTGCTCTTCTGCTGAAATATCCAATGTGATCAAATGAGCGGGTGTTGCATGGGGAGGAATGGAAACCTGAACCAACTAAAGTTTTCCATCACAAGATAAATTGAAACATACCAAAATAGATATAAGTTTGTAACAGTTGTTTTCTGCCTTCTGGTTTATTACTATGTGAGCCTTGCCTCAAACAGTCACCAGAAATATGCACACATGATCTCGCAGTACACCACAGCAGTGTAGCAATCCACAGTATAGTGTGTGTTGAAAGGTGTCACGCCCCTGAGAAATCCATTGTCAAGCAAACATGCCAAATTATGTGAAAAATGTATCGAACTAACAATATATCAGTTCAACCAAACCTCCCAATACATAAAAAAAAATGTTGTGCTATCTTCCGAATTAGTGCTCGGAGAACTAGATTAAACTAAGCAGCAACTTGGCTGTGAATGTATTCCGGAACACCAAAAATTTCAGATACCATAACAAAAGGATGCAACCTAGAGTACTCAACCTGCAGACTAAAATTACAAGAATTCAACTCGAGAATTATTTTTTCAAATGCAGGAGCTTTCAAAGTCAATAATCATAATTTATCTCAGAGTTTCCTGAGTTACCTCAGCCTCAGAGGTACCATGGCTGCTAAacaggtactccctccgtaacTTAATATAAGAAGTTTCTTGACACCGTCATAGTatcaaaaaacgtcttatattaagttATAGAGAAATTAACATTTATCTTAATAGAAAGCCACATCATTTTCTTCAATGGAATTGCAAGTTCCACAATTTCTTTGTGATAGATTAATATGAGGAAAAGTTATTTTGATATCACCTAAAGATCACCACTTAGTTTTATAGAACTAGAATTTCTCAGAACATTCATTAGCACCTAAATCTCCTTATCTTTTCTCTATTAAGATTTTGTTTACCAACATCACAGTGCTGTCAAGGGGCTGATTCTACCAGCATTCTCAGTCCAATTCAACTCCCACACAAACATCCTGCCGTGAGACGCCACCATGCTCTAATGGGCATCCTCCATACCTTCTATGTATCGGTATTATGCGAATATTTTTAGACAAAGTGGAAAGGCAAACTGCTAACAAAACTAGTCATAAAACAGAACTGAGACACATTGTTGCTAGAAGGAATATCGATACCATCATAATTCTAAATCACCAGAACCCAGGATAAGTATTGCGACTAAAATTCAACACACATAATCTGCAAGGAAATTTAGCACTAATCCGGTGGAACAAAAAAAAACCCTTGAACTGGGCACACAATTGGTCTGTCTCACACGATGAGCCCTACCATCTGACGTATCCGACACCTAACCGTTCGAAAATTAACACCGCAACGCAACCAAAGAAATGGTTCTTGTCCATTTCAACCTTGGAGGGAAATCAAGAGGGGGGAACGAGATGTACCGCGGGCAGCGGCAGGGAGCGAAGGGGAAAGTTTGGTGGCTGTTGCTGGATTTGGGATGTCGCCGGACTCGGGGAAGCGGGGCAATACAACGGGAGTGGAGAGCCAGTGCCAGCTCCAGGCCGCAGCTACAGCCGCCGCTGCCGTAGATCGAGGCCGGCGCAGGCCGCGGGGATGGGTCGAGGGTTTTTGCGCAGTTGCGattttttttttggggggggggggggggcacgatGGTGACTCGGTGAGTGGGAACTTGCAAAGCAAAACAAGCAATTTTTGGGAGTAAATAAATCAACTCGTTGGCGTTCTTTTAA
This genomic window contains:
- the LOC109787302 gene encoding uncharacterized protein; this translates as MSPRPPGGSLNRKNCPNEPTSLPNPANFCHPQFPQHMQLSQPPYAMNIPFHQFPQQHLYPPNVQYVVVQPQYAPYSLPPRMPPPLPALVMPSTSASDSGTPRMETRQEEQDIDIVNDETAEPDRTAKRLHWTEQEDIRLIRIWLNSPKIKKYDVYWADVIAAYNSNTPKDRRREPAHLRCHWHKMIPKIARFDDCWCQVKAKYPSGLSDNMRLMDKTWVMFNAEARAMYLEEVKRRFAYNHCWKVVWDQPKWKSYILSLSSRKAKLSESGDYTSSSEDTEDDPEKETSEEGSVTAKEKYEGKGEVEKDIQCSLDLQNMLKTNPGEMTGVQLLHADQNLEPSRIEPPERKDNEALISEKQPELLMTAASWYNEFLPGSELLAGNSKSSELQHGGVSREDEPEKGTLKQGYKAPDHDRATAMENLPEKDCTQVFKKPDHGIAARENLPESKAGAQSCKATKLKRKRNGKALPCSSEVQEDIKRAVDLQTMLMKDREKMSEVQLRLSKEKLEFARLKQQEAKDKKETTLYEKYSELLMADTSRFSDFQKAEYEKAVKLMGETLFGRDDS